In one Musa acuminata AAA Group cultivar baxijiao chromosome BXJ2-5, Cavendish_Baxijiao_AAA, whole genome shotgun sequence genomic region, the following are encoded:
- the LOC103986184 gene encoding asparagine synthetase [glutamine-hydrolyzing], translating into MCGILAVLGCSDESQAKRVRVLELSRRLKHRGPDWSGLHQYGDCYLTHQRLAIVDPASGDQPLYNEDKSIVVTVNGEIYNHEELRKRFPNHKFRTGSDCEVIAHLYEEHGEGFVDMLDGIFSFVLLDTRDNSFIAARDAIGVTPLYIGWGLDGSVWISSEMKGLNDDCEHFEVFPPGHLYSSKEGSYKRWYNPPWYSEAIPSVPYDPLVLREAFEKAVIKRLMTDVPFGVLLSGGLDSSLVAAVTSRHLAGTKAAEQWGTQLHSFCVGLEGSPDLKAAKEVADYLGTVHHEFHFTVQDGIDAIEDVIYHIETYDVTTIRASTPMFLMSRKIKALGVKMVISGEGSDELFGGYLYFHKAPNKEEFHGETCRKVKALHQYDCLRANKATSAWGLESRVPFLDKAFIDVAMSIDPEWKMIKPDLGRIEKWVLRKAFDDEENPYLPKHILYRQKEQFSDGVGYSWIDGLKSHAAEHVSGKMMQNAKHIYPHNTPTTKEAYYYRMIFERFFPQNSARLTIPGGPSVACSTAKAIEWDAQWSKNLDPSGRAALGVHVSAYDPAAVPSSLTTGTSPAMLVNKKQRVMEAKAPELTISS; encoded by the exons ATGTGTGGGATACTGGCAGTCTTGGGTTGCTCCGATGAGTCGCAGGCCAAAAGGGTTCGAGTTCTCGAGCTCTCTCGCAG GTTAAAGCATCGCGGACCAGATTGGAGTGGGCTGCACCAGTATGGAGATTGCTATCTGACGCATCAGAGACTGGCCATCGTCGATCCTGCTTCCGGTGACCAGCCCCTGTACAATGAAGACAAATCCATCGTTGTTACG GTGAATGGAGAAATCTACAACCATGAAGAACTGAGGAAACGGTTTCCTAATCACAAGTTTAGGACTGGGAGTGACTGTGAAGTAATCGCTCATCTG TACGAGGAACATGGCGAAGGATTCGTGGATATGCTGGATGGCATCTTCTCGTTTGTGCTGCTGGACACTCGCGACAACAGCTTCATCGCTGCCCGAGATGCCATCGGAGTTACTCCTCTTTACATCGGCTGGGGACTCGACG GTTCTGTTTGGATATCATCGGAGATGAAAGGTCTGAACGACGACTGCGAACACTTTGAGGTCTTCCCTCCCGGGCACTTGTACTCCAGCAAAGAAGGCAGCTACAAGAGATGGTACAACCCGCCGTGGTACTCGGAGGCGATTCCATCGGTGCCATATGATCCCCTTGTTTTGAGGGAGGCATTTGAGAAG GCTGTCATCAAAAGGCTGATGACCGATGTCCCATTTGGAGTTCTGCTTTCCGGTGGACTCGATTCGTCACTGGTTGCTGCTGTGACTTCTCGTCACTTGGCAGGAACAAAAGCTGCAGAGCAGTGGGGGACTCAACTCCATTCCTTCTGCGTTGGCCTGGAG GGATCACCGGACTTGAAGGCAGCAAAGGAGGTTGCTGACTACCTGGGAACCGTTCACCATGAGTTCCACTTCACCGTTCAG GACGGTATCGATGCGATCGAGGATGTGATCTACCACATCGAGACGTATGATGTTACCACGATCAGAGCTAGCACACCGATGTTCCTTATGTCTCGTAAGATCAAGGCACTGGGAGTGAAGATGGTGATCTCAGGGGAGGGGTCGGATGAACTCTTCGGAGGCTATTTGTACTTCCACAAGGCACCGAACAAGGAAGAATTCCACGGAGAAACATGTCGTAAG GTAAAAGCCCTGCACCAGTATGATTGCCTAAGAGCCAACAAGGCAACATCGGCATGGGGACTGGAATCTCGCGTGCCCTTCTTGGATAAGGCATTCATCGATGTCGCCATGAGCATTGATCCTGAATGGAAAATG ATCAAGCCTGATCTTGGTCGGATCGAGAAGTGGGTACTGAGGAAGGCTTTTGATGATGAGGAGAACCCCTACCTGCCAAAG CACATCCTTTATAGGCAGAAGGAGCAGTTCAGCGACGGTGTTGGCTACAGTTGGATCGATGGCCTCAAGTCCCACGCGGCAGAACAT GTGTCGGGCAAAATGATGCAGAACGCGAAGCACATATACCCACACAACACGCCAACCACGAAGGAAGCCTACTACTACAGGATGATCTTTGAAAGGTTCTTCCCGCAG AACTCTGCGAGGCTGACGATCCCTGGCGGACCAAGCGTGGCATGCAGCACGGCCAAGGCGATCGAGTGGGACGCGCAGTGGTCGAAGAACCTCGACCCCTCGGGCAGAGCTGCTCTGGGCGTCCATGTTTCGGCGTACGATCCCGCCGCCGTGCCGTCTTCTCTCACGACCGGCACGAGCCCCGCCATGCTCGTCAACAAGAAGCAGAGGGTGATGGAAGCGAAAGCGCCGGAGCTCACCATAAGTTCCTGA